The sequence below is a genomic window from Candidatus Poribacteria bacterium.
ACATAGATTTCTCCTCAGGTATCTACGTTACAGGGTGTGGGCACTGTCATCCTAAGATCACTGAGGCCATAACAAGACAGCTTCAGAAGCTTGAAAACTGTCACGATTTCACAACTGAGGTCAAGTTTAAACTTCTTGAGAAACTCTCGGAGATAACGCCCGGGGACTTGAACGGGATACAGCTTTACTCTGACGGCACGGCGGCGGTTGAGGCCGGGTTGAGGGCGTGTAGGGCCATGACAGGTAAGTTCGAGTTCATCTCCTTTTGGAGGGATTTCCACGGCAAAACGCTAGGATCGGTGAGCCTCGCCCTCATGTCGCCCGATAAGGGGATAAGGGCGCCGGGGTTCTTTCTCGCCCCGAGACCCTATTGTTACAGATGCCCCTTCAAGCTGGAATATCCAGGCTGTGATATCCACTGCGTGGACTTCCTCAGGAGGGTCATAGAGGAGGAGACCACGGGGAGGGTAGCGGCCGTGGTTCTGGAGCCGATTCAGGGATGGGCCGGCTCGGTCTTCCCGCCCGATGAATTCCTCCCGAGATTGAGAGCTCTCTGCGATGAGATGGACATCCTGCTCTTCGCGGATGAGATCCTAACGGGAATGGGCAGGACCGGGAAATGGTTTGCCGTTGAGCATTACGGCGTCGTTCCTGATGTAATAACCATAGGTAAGGGGCTGGGAAACGGCTATCCTGTGACCGCAATGGTGGTCAGGGAGGAATATAAGGATGTCCTTGAGAGGATAAGCGCCTCATCATCATACGGAGGGAACCCTGTCGCATGCGCAGCCGCCCTTGCAACGATAGAGGTCATAGAGGAGGAGGGGCTTCTTGAAAACGCTCGAAGGATCGAGAAGGTGGTGATGAAGAGATTGGGCGAGATGAAGGAGAGGTATGAGATAGTGGGGGATGTCAGGGGGAAAGGAGCCCTCTTCGGGATAGAGCTTGTGAAAGACGAGGAGACGAAGGAACCGTTCGAGGAGGCGGGAAGGTTCGTATATAGGAGGGCTTTCGAGAAGGGATTGGCGTGGATCCCCGCGGGACATATCCTGAGGCTTTCGCCTCCACTCATAATGCCTGAGGAGATCGCCCTAAAAGGACTCGATATACTGGAGGAGGCGATTGATGAAGCTCAGAGGGAAGTGAGGAGGTGAGATATGAAACTCGGCGTGGGGATAATCGGTTACGGTTTCATCGGGCGCGTCCATGCCCTCTCCTATCTCTCGCTCCCCTTCTACTACAAACCCCTGCCCGTCGAGGTCGAGCTGATCGGCGTGGCGACGGCACACGAGGAGACGGCCCAGGAGGGTATAAGGGAGGCGGGGTTTAAATTTGCAACGGACGACTTCGACGAACTGCTGGAGAGGGAGGACATACATGTCATCCATTGCTGCACCCCAAACCATCTGCACAAGGAGATACTCATCCGTGCCATGAGGGCGGGCAAACATATCTACTGCGATAAACCCCTCTGCATGAGCCTCTCCGAGGCGAGGGAGATCCTCAGTGAGGCCGAGAAACATCCCGATGGGAAATACCAGATGGGGTTTGAATACAGGTTCATCCCCGCACTTATGAGGGCGAAGGGGCTGATAGATGAGGGAAGATTGGGCGATGTCTTCCATTTCAGGGCTCAATACCTCCATTCGGGATACATAGATCCAGAACGACCGATGAGCTGGAGGCTCGATAAAAGGCTGGCTGGAGGCGGTGCCCTGTTCGATCTGGGTTCGCACGTGATCGACCTGGTTCGCTTCCTGCTGGGTGAGATCGGTTCCGTGAACGCCGTCTGTGAGACGTTCATAAAGGAACGACCCATCAGAAAAGGCTCGGAGGAGAGGGTGAAGGTGGAGGTGGACGACCTCTGCATCGCGCAGGTCTCGCTTAAAAGGGGAGGTTTCGGGGTCATAGAGGCCTCAAGGGTGGCTACGGGAAGTAACGACGATCTGAGATTTGAGATCCACGGGACGAGAGGGGCTTTGAGGTTCGACCTGATGGAGCCGAATTGGCTTTACTTCTATGACCTCGAAAGACCCGGCAAGCCGATAGGCGGAGAGAGGGGATTCATCAAGATAGAGACCGTACAGAGATACCCTGAGCCCGCCCGCTTCCCGGGTCCGAAGTTCGGGATAGGCTGGATGAGATACAGCATGGCAAGCATCTTCGAGTTCCTCAGGTGTATAGCGGAGGATAGAGATCCGCTTCCCTCATTTGAGGATGGCGCGAAGGTCCAAGCCGTGATAGATGCCGCCTATCTCTCAGCTAAGGAGGGAAGATGGGTGGAGGTCGAGGAGGTCTGAAGCTATGGTGAAACTTGGGATTTATGTGTCGTTGACGTTGTTTCCCTTTGCGTTAATCAATTCCACCTCAAAAGGTGAGGAGGTTCAGGAGGGTGATATGCAGATAAAAGCTGCCGCCTCAGCGGCTGAGATCGTGGGCGACGATTCGATGGTCATCGCCGGGAGTATCCACCCTCATTTCGCCCGCGGTCAGGAGGGGAAACTCAGGGCATCGGCCCTCGTCGTGGAAGGTGAAGGGGAGAAACTGTGCCTGGTCTCGTGTGACGTGCTGATGTTCAACAAGGATATAATCGATGAGGTGGCGAGGAGGATCGAGTCGGAGTGCGGCATACCGTTTGAGAACATACTCATCTCAGCCACCCACACCCACCACGCCCCCTCGACCGTCAGGATACACGGATACGATAAAGATGAGGTGTTCTGCGGAAGGCTGAAGGAAGCTATTTTCAAAGCCGTCTGTGAGGCTAACGAGAAACTCAAATCAGATCAAAACGTCGAGATGTATTTCCGACTCGGTCAGGAGTCCACAGTCGGTCAGAACAGCCGACTGCTCCTGAGCGACAACACCATCTACTGGGTCGGACCGAGGGATGACGCCCTGAGACCGACCGGACCCTTCGACCCTGAGCTTCCCGTCATCGCCTTCAGGAAACCGGATGGGAGCTTGGAGGCGATTCTGTTTAACCATTCCACCCACAATATCGGCGCCCGTCGGGGCGGAGTTCGATCGCCGGGGTTCTACGGTCTGGCGGCGCAGGAGCTGGAAGAGGAGCTCGGTGGAACGGTCATATTCCTCCTGGGCGCCGCCGGCTCAACCCATAACCTGACCCTCTCAACCGATGAGATGATCCTCAGGGTAAAGAACGCCGTTAAGGAAGCCCTCTCAAAAGCTCAAAAGATGGACGTGAGAACGCTTAAATCGGTGAAGGAGGAGTTTGAATACCGTGTGAGGAGGTTCGACGAGGAGGCGGAGGAGAAAGCCGTCACATACTACTGCAGGAAAAGGCTGGGCGGAAACCCTGAGCCGACGATCGAGGTCTTCAGAAGGATGAGGAGGGAGCTGGCGCCACATCGGGGGGAGGTCCGCAGGACCTGGCTTCAGGTGATGCTGATCGGAGATGTGGCGCTCGTCGGGGTGCCCGGGGAGCTGTTCACGTCGCTCGGGATAGAGATAAAACGTCGCTCACCCTTCCGCTACACCTACGTCGTCGAGCTCGCAAACGATTACATAGGCTACATCCCGGACAAAGAAGCCTTCGATCTGGGAGGATATCAGGTCTGGACGGGATTTCATAGTTTCGTCGAAAGGGGAACGGGTGAGAGGATAGTTGATGAGGCCGTGAGACTTTTAACTCGCCTCCGCGAGAGCGGAAGGTGATGGAGGAGGATTCGAATGAGACGGGGTGTTATTCACGTCATCTCTCATTATCTCTCTAACGTCCTCCTATCTGTTCACTGCCCAGAGCCACATCCCTCTTAGCGATCTCTTCCCACAGACTGCTGCCAAGATAAGCAGCTTGAAGCAAAGAACCTTGATTTCGGATCAAGAATAGTTTAAAATAACCTTCCGTCAGATCTGAGTAGGAAAGCTTAACGCTCAAATTTCCTTTGAGTGTAGCGGTTATCCATGAGGAGGAACGAGGAGAAGGGAGATCCGTTGCACGTTCAACGTTTAACGTTGTAACGTTTTCCGCTCCTGGTTCCTCGTTCCTTTTCGCCCTGAGAAATAAGCATTTCTGACCTCTCAGATCTCCGCTACACTCGGCGATAATATGAGCGAAGCTTAAAGATGGAGGGGATGAAAACCCGGATTAAAAGAACTGAACGCATCGGCAGGTATAAGCTTGGGGAGCTCATAAGCGATAAGGGCGGATTCGGAGCGGTCTACAAGACCGTCCACCCGGAGTTGCATGAGGAGTGCGCGATCAAGATCTTCAGGAATGACAGGGTTGACGGCGAACAGATGCTCCTGCTGAGGCGAGAGAGCGTTAAGATGGCCGAGCTCAGGAAGCACAAGAACATAGTCCAGGAGCTCGACGCGGGCGAGGAGGGCGGGCGGTTTTTCATCGTCATGGAGCTCATGGACGGGAGCCTCGAGGATTGGATCGGCAAACTGCCCCTGCAACAGGCCGAATGGGTCTTCAGGGAGATCGCAGAGGGGCTGAAGCATATCCACGATAACGGATACATCCATCAGGACATCAAGCCCTCCAACATCCTGCTGAGATACGACAAGGAGGGCGGGATAAGGGAGGTCAAGATCTCCGACTTCGGCCTCGCGATATCCCTGAGGACGGAGGGAAGCCGCTTTCTAGTGGGGGGGACGATGGGGTTCCAGGCGCCCGAGGTGATGCAGGGCCATCCCCCAACGCCGGCCTCCGACATCTACAGCCTCGGCGTGACCTTCTACTACGTGCTCACGGGGAGGATGCCCGAGGACTTCGAGCGAAGCACACCCCCGAGCAGGCTGAGGCCCGGCGTGCCTAAAAAGCTCGACAGGCTGATATTGAGGATGATCGACAGGAGAGGATGAGCGACAAAGCCTTCATGGAACACTTCAAAAGGGGACTGGAGCTCCACAGGAGGGGCGAGCTTGCGGGGGCCAAGAGGGAGTACATGGAGGCGATCAGGCTGAACCCCTCCTTCTCCGAGGCCCACTTCAACATCGGGGTGATCCTGCACGCAGAGGGAGACCTGGACGGCGCCATAAGCTGGTTTGAAAGGGGGCTATCACATGACCCCCAAAACGCCCTCGCGCACGCCAATCTAGGCAAGCTGTACGAGGAGAAAGGGCTCTGGGAGAGGGCGCTGGAGGAGGGCGAGCGGGCCGCATCCCTCGATCCAAAGCTGATCCCCGACGTCGAACGGAGAAGGGAGAGGATTCGGAGGAAGATCTCCCTCTCCGCCTCAGCCTCCCCCCTGAACGGTGAGGGATGGATCGTGAGGGACGTGAAGCTCCTCCTGAAAGGCCCCTTCAGGGTGGAGATGCCAGGGGATTCAAGCGATGAGGAGATGAGATGGCTCATCCACGTTCTGGAGGAGGCCTACCGTGAGATGGGTGAGAAGCTCGAATGCTTCCCGGATCGCGTGGTGGTGACCGTATACCGATCCCGGGAGGAGATGGAACGTGAGGGATTCAAACTGCCGGATAGATCCCTCGGATGTTTCACGGGGGAACGGATAGCGCTGCTGATTCCCAGAGGGAGGGAGTACCGGGTCACCATCAGGGATAACTTGCGCCACGAGTACGCCCATCTCCTGATACACGAGATAACGTCGGGCGAATGTCCCGAATGGCTGAATGAGGGATTGGCGGAGTTCCTCGCCAGGGAGCTCTACGGTTATGAGCGGGAGATGATATCGAGGGCGAGGGAGTCCGGGGACCTCTCCTCGCTTGACGAATACCTGCGCTCATACGCCAGGGTGGAGGAGCTCGTGAAAAGGCTCGGAATGAAGGGCATCCGGGAAACCCTCGGAGAACCATCTTGAAATCCGACGACGAACTCATAGCCGAATACCTGAACGGAAGCCAGAAGGCCTTCCTGAGGCTCTACGAGAGGTACTACCGCTACGTCTTCAAAACCATCCTGAAACACATCGGAAACTACCACGACGCCCAGGACCTCTCTCAGGACATCTTCCTCAAACTCCTGACAGCGCTGAAAAATTATGAAAGAAAAGGCGCCTTCAAGCGTTATCTAAATGTGATCATCAGAAACGAGGTTATCTCCTACCACAGGAGAAACATGAAGGCGGCCGCGGAGTCCATGGATTCGGATGAGGAGGTCGGACGCAGGGCGAGACAGATACAGGATCCGTCCCCTCTTCCCGATGAAATCGTCATCGAGGGCGAGATGAGGGAGATGACTTTCAGGGCGATAGACAGGATAAGGAACCGGGCCAACAGGGAGGCGCTCAGGATGCGGCTGCTGTATGATCTCGACGTTAAGGAGATAGCCGAGATAATCGGATGCTCCGAAAACGCCGTCAGAATAAAGATCTACAGGGCGTGCGAGGAGCTGAAGGAGATCCTCCGTAAATAAGTCGAGGGACTCGAGTCAGAGGAAACGTTAGCACGTTGAACGTCGGAACGTTAAACGTACTAACGTGCTTTTCCCCGACCCTGGACTCTTAACCACGGAGAGTGATACGATGCCCAGGCGAAACCACGATCGCGATGACGAGGAGTTCACCCCCGAGGAGCTTCAAAGGGCCATCGAGCTCGACAGGATCATAGATCAGATAGGCGGGAGGGAGACCGAAAGCGGGCTGGTGTTGGATGCGGAGATGATGGAATGGCTCTCGGAGATGAGAGGGGTCCTGAGCCGGATCAAGGAGAGCTATGAGGAGTACGTGGACCACATCGAACCGCCACCTGAACATAGGAAAAGGATGAAGAAGAGACTAATCGAAGAGATGGATCGTCTCGGCCTCGGAAAGCGCTCCATATGGCGGAGGATAAAGGAGGGGATTCACACGTCCCGTCTCGCCCCTCAGCCCGCCTACAGGCGTGAGGTGACGAGCGATATGAGGGTTCACGAGGGTGAGGCCGCACGACGCAGCTTCATCCTCAAGGTACAAATAGGCGGTGAGCTGATCGAACGGGAGCTTGACGAAGGGGAGCACGTCGTCGGATCATCCCCTCAGGCCCACATCCAGCTCGCCGACCCGAACCGATACATCTCCCGAAGACATGCCAAACTCATCGTGAGAGGTGGGGAGCTGTTCATCGTGGATCTGGGGAGCACGAACGGAACCTTCGTAAACGGGAGACGGATAGAGCCGAATGAGGAAGTGAAGGTGGGGACGAGCGACAGGATCGAGCTGGCTGATATCCCCATCGAAATCCGACGCCAATCGTAGGGCAGGGGTTTATCTCTCGCCGAAAACGGCGGCATGTAAAGTGCAGCCCTAGGTCGGCATAGAGGTGAGAGGGGAGTGTGAGGCTGAGCTCAAGGTGGTGGTTCGAGGGGTACCGAAGTGTAGGGAGTATGGCTCTCGGCGGCGATGGGCGGGGCCTATGTGGAGGTTGGCGTATCCTTAAGGTTGACGAGGTGAAATCATGAGGAAGTCGATGTTTCTCATAACGACGGTTTCCCTGTTCCTCATAAACCTGTGCTTCGCGGACGGGGATGTCGAAAACGCCATCGGTAAGGCGATGTCAGATCTGAGGATGAGGTTGAAATCGAGCGAGGTATCCCTGCCCCAGGGCACGACGACGGCGCTCGTGGCCATAAAGAGGGGAGGGAAACGGGATATGGATGCCGAGAGAAAAGCATCCGCTGAGCTCTGGAAGGTGGCTAACGAGTTCAAATTCATCCTGCTCGATAGGGAACACGTGAATGAGAGGCTTAGAGAGCTGGATATGAGCGTCTCGGACCTAGTTGACCCCGAAAACGCCCCGCGGATAGGCAGGTTCCTGGGGGCGTTCTACCTGTTCGTTGGGGAGATAACCAGAAAAGGGAAGGAACGGGAGCTGTCGTTTGATCTGATAGAAACCGAAACGGGAGCGGTGAGATGGAAAAAGCTGGTCAAATGGTATCCACATAAGGTTCCCGCGGTATCGGCCGGGCTGTCGCTGATGCTGCCCGGAAGCGGGCAGATGATGAACGAGAGCCCGGGCAAATCGCTCATCTTCCTGAGCATCGCCTCCAGCCTCGCCACAGCGGCCCTGCTCTATCACTCCCGATACACCGATGCCCACGATAGATATCTCAAGGCAACCAACATAGACGACATAAACCGCTACTACGACGAATCGAGGACGCCCTACAGGATGCGGAATCTGTTTTTAGGACTCTACGCCCTGTGTGCGCTGGTCTCATCCGCCGAGGCATATAGTGAGGCGAGATGGTGTGAGACGCAACGGCGCCGGATCGAACTCTCGATATCCCCCGAAGGTGAAACGACGATCAGCCTGCGCGGTGATTGGTGACGCTCCAATCCCCCGCGCACTTATCTCCCTTGAGTGTAACGGTATCCGTGTTCCTCGCTCCTTAAGAACAGCTCGGAGGGGATATGATGAACGGTGTGGATTACGCTGTAATAGTCCTGGCGGCCATAGGGGCGGTCGGCGGCCTCACAAAGGGGGCTATAAGAAATCTCGTGACCGTGGGAGGGATATGCGTCGGCCTGTTTCTGGGGATGCGGTATTCAAAGGCGCTCACACACCTCCTCGGAAACCTCATCCCACATCAGAACTATGCCCGCGCCCTGGCATTTGGGATCATCCTGTTCGTCATCATCCTGCTCTTCAGGATCGCCGGGGTCTACCTGGAACGGCTGATGAAGGGGATAGGGCTCGGAGGGGTGAACAGGCTGATAGGAGGAGGTGCAGGTGCTCTGATGGGAGCCCTGATCGCTCTGGGATTGATCGTCGCTGTCGATCACCTCGTCGATCACCGGATGAGGAGCGCCATCGAAAGCTCAAGGATAGCCCGACAGCTAACCCCGCTTGCGAGGAAGATCACCGGACTGGTGGAAATGAAGAGGATGGACAAGCTGAAATAAAGGCAAGCGTGTGTTCGCCCATAGCTATAGATAACCGCCTCACGCCCTCAACGCCGGTCTCCAGGAACCTATCGCTCTCGAATATCGGCTTAAGCCATCTGACGAGCCGCCTTTGAACGACGGGGTTATCGGTTGATCCGCCCATCCCTCCGCTGAAGAGCACAGGCCCTCTCTTGACGGTCATCCTCTCATATCTCTCACCCTCTCTCCTCCCGGCCTCTCTCCTCTGCCAGGTGACGAGGTCGTCCACCTTCTGGGCTAGCTGTCGAACCTGGGCCGTCAGGGCTCGTTGCTCCTCCGCCAGCGCCCTCTGTTCCTCCGTTAGCCGTCGAACCTGAGCTGCCAGCGCATGCTGCTCCTCGGCGAGCCGACTCACCACCTGAGGCAGTTTCAGAAGCTCAACGGTTGATCCCGCACCTTGATCATGTTACCTTATAGGGGCGAGATTAATAGGCTCTTTGAACTGATATGGTGTATGAACCGTTCACGAAACCTTAAATGGAGGAGGATAGCGATTCCTGAGGGACTTGAAATATTTTCCTCTCTCAGGCGTTATCTTTAAATGAGATCCGCTCATATTGTTTTCAGCTATCGGCAAATGGTCAAGGGTCGAGGGACAAGGAAAGCACGTTGCACGTTAGCACGTTTAACGTTCCAACGTTCAACGCTCTTTCCAGTCAACTGCGACGAGCGTCTTTAAGCTGAATGCTAACGGCTGATAATATGAGCGATGACAGGTACTGTCAAATTAATAATGAAAAACCCCGTTGGAACCCAGTAGATATAAGGGTTCTCAGGAGGGGGGAAGGTTTCATTACCTCCTCCCTGCTTATTTCCGGCGTTTCAGCCGATGGATTTGACAATACTCGATGACAAAAGGGGGTAACAAAAATGAAAGGCTTCCCACCTTTGGCGAGCTTGATCGCCTTTCTCTCAGCTTTAACCTTAAGCTCATACGCCCTGACCACATCCGGCGTTATCTCCCATGAGGAGACGTGGTCGGGCGAGGTCGTGTTGACCGGGGACGTGACGGTGGTCCTCGGGGGAAAACTGACCGTCCTTCCCGGAACGGTCGTCAAATGTCAGCCTAAGACGGACGACCGGCAGGGCGGCGCCGATAAGAACCTCATCGAGCTTATAATTGACGGGGGAGAACTTATAGCATCGGGGACTGAGTCGGAACGCATCATCTTCACCTCAGCGGCCGAGAACCCTGAAAAGGGGGATTGGTATGGAATCAGGCACCTCAAAGGGTCGCTAACGTTCCGATATTGCGACGTAAGCTTCAGTAAGATTGGGCTTAGCGTGGAAGGATCTGTGCCTAATCCCGTGGAGCACTGCTCTTTTAGCAACTCCATAACGGGGGTCGGAGTTAATACCTCGGCCAAGTTCGTCGACTGTAGCTTTAAAAATAACTCCACAGGTGTTTGGTTTAAGAATATTCGTTTGGAGAGATGTGACGTGAGCGGTAATGAGAATAGAGGTATTTTAGGTAATGGTATAGGTTACTTTGAAGAGTGCGTGATTACGGGAAACGGCGAGGAGGGGATAAGAGCAAGCAGAACGGTTACCATCAACAACTGTACGATCAGGAAAAATAACGGTGAGGGTCTCGTAATTTCCAAATTACAGTGGGGTAACAATACTGCTACTATCAGCGACAGTGTGATAACAGAGAACGCTGCGTCAGGAATAAGTGTTGAAAAGGGAGAACTTACCATTGCTAATTGCACAATCACCTCTAATGCCGGCGCTGGAATAGACATGAGCGCCAGCTACGGTAAGATCACCGCTGATAACTGTGTGATTTCAGAGAATGGGGGAGAAGGGATAAATATGGCGAGCAATGATAACAGAGGTAACAAAACGGTGAATATCAGCAACTGTGAGATCATGGGAAACAAAGGGATAGGGATAAACGTCGACAGCGGTTCTTATGCTAATACGGTAGATATTGTCAGCTGTAAAATTATGAGGAATAGTGGTGGTGGGATAAGCATAATCAGCAGTAGCACAAATGCGGTCGCAATAAATAATTGCATGATAGAGGGAAATGGCGGCATAGGGGTAAATATACCTAAGGGTGAAAATACAGTTACGATGAATGGCAGCTCGATCGCCTTAAATGACGGCGCTGGGATAGATATGGGCGGCGGAAGCAACAGTGTCATCAGGGTTGATAATTGCTCGATCATTTTAAATACCGGTGTGGGAATAGCGGGGCACAGCGGTCTTGTCGAGCTCAACGGATGTTTGGTCAAGGGGAATAGTGGCAGCGGAGTAGGAGGAGGTACTGTATCTGTGACTGATTCGATCATCGCCAATAACGGAGGGACAGGGATTTCACTTCGTTCAGTGGGAGAGAAGGGGATCAATGCTAACCAAATCTCTCAAAACAACATCGGCATTGAAATTAAATCTTCGTCTGAGAAACTGGAGGGCATCACGGGAAATGACATATTGAACAACATCATGTATGAACTGAAAAACTCAGGCAGAGCTGAGGTTATCGCCGCCGACAACTACTGGGGTGAGCCGACGACAACGGAGCTGAAAAATGGTGTAGATAACCTCACGATGATCTACGATAGACATGACGACCCAAACGTCGGTCCGGTGACGATCTCAAAATACAGAACTGAACCCGTACGGGAGGATACAGAAATACCCCCTCCTCCCGAGCCCAAACCTGTAACGGGTAAGGGTAGATTCACGCTGAGACTCAAAAAGGGACTCAATATGATCTCCCTCCCCGTCAAGCCCGATA
It includes:
- a CDS encoding right-handed parallel beta-helix repeat-containing protein, producing the protein MTGDVTVVLGGKLTVLPGTVVKCQPKTDDRQGGADKNLIELIIDGGELIASGTESERIIFTSAAENPEKGDWYGIRHLKGSLTFRYCDVSFSKIGLSVEGSVPNPVEHCSFSNSITGVGVNTSAKFVDCSFKNNSTGVWFKNIRLERCDVSGNENRGILGNGIGYFEECVITGNGEEGIRASRTVTINNCTIRKNNGEGLVISKLQWGNNTATISDSVITENAASGISVEKGELTIANCTITSNAGAGIDMSASYGKITADNCVISENGGEGINMASNDNRGNKTVNISNCEIMGNKGIGINVDSGSYANTVDIVSCKIMRNSGGGISIISSSTNAVAINNCMIEGNGGIGVNIPKGENTVTMNGSSIALNDGAGIDMGGGSNSVIRVDNCSIILNTGVGIAGHSGLVELNGCLVKGNSGSGVGGGTVSVTDSIIANNGGTGISLRSVGEKGINANQISQNNIGIEIKSSSEKLEGITGNDILNNIMYELKNSGRAEVIAADNYWGEPTTTELKNGVDNLTMIYDRHDDPNVGPVTISKYRTEPVREDTEIPPPPEPKPVTGKGRFTLRLKKGLNMISLPVKPDTPYTARSFIEKLGATVIVRYDTSSGKFIPFIPEVNEGDGFQIEGGQGYIVNVMEDKEVTFEGTVWSNAPPISAGNLPNTSWAFLIGGTLLSEDGKFASGRYTLIIRNLRTGRVSLAAVGYPGEGRFIGAFVDMSHGDVVEEGDIIEVKVIGGDGEVVAGPVRHRVTVEEVERAYGVVELCIGDVIPSRTCLLPNYPNPFNPETWIPFRLAEGGEVRIRIYDLQGRLVKELNLGRLGPGSYINKAKAAYWDGRSDQGEQVASGVYVCQMVAGEKTFVRKMVILR
- a CDS encoding RNA polymerase sigma factor; amino-acid sequence: MKSDDELIAEYLNGSQKAFLRLYERYYRYVFKTILKHIGNYHDAQDLSQDIFLKLLTALKNYERKGAFKRYLNVIIRNEVISYHRRNMKAAAESMDSDEEVGRRARQIQDPSPLPDEIVIEGEMREMTFRAIDRIRNRANREALRMRLLYDLDVKEIAEIIGCSENAVRIKIYRACEELKEILRK
- a CDS encoding aspartate aminotransferase family protein, whose amino-acid sequence is MYFDIPYDKRWAWVDPDSIPRIKVKPPGPKSRKLHSKAERYMKGYSSQVRLFPVAFESGRGYTLRDVDGNVYIDFSSGIYVTGCGHCHPKITEAITRQLQKLENCHDFTTEVKFKLLEKLSEITPGDLNGIQLYSDGTAAVEAGLRACRAMTGKFEFISFWRDFHGKTLGSVSLALMSPDKGIRAPGFFLAPRPYCYRCPFKLEYPGCDIHCVDFLRRVIEEETTGRVAAVVLEPIQGWAGSVFPPDEFLPRLRALCDEMDILLFADEILTGMGRTGKWFAVEHYGVVPDVITIGKGLGNGYPVTAMVVREEYKDVLERISASSSYGGNPVACAAALATIEVIEEEGLLENARRIEKVVMKRLGEMKERYEIVGDVRGKGALFGIELVKDEETKEPFEEAGRFVYRRAFEKGLAWIPAGHILRLSPPLIMPEEIALKGLDILEEAIDEAQREVRR
- a CDS encoding tetratricopeptide repeat protein, giving the protein MSDKAFMEHFKRGLELHRRGELAGAKREYMEAIRLNPSFSEAHFNIGVILHAEGDLDGAISWFERGLSHDPQNALAHANLGKLYEEKGLWERALEEGERAASLDPKLIPDVERRRERIRRKISLSASASPLNGEGWIVRDVKLLLKGPFRVEMPGDSSDEEMRWLIHVLEEAYREMGEKLECFPDRVVVTVYRSREEMEREGFKLPDRSLGCFTGERIALLIPRGREYRVTIRDNLRHEYAHLLIHEITSGECPEWLNEGLAEFLARELYGYEREMISRARESGDLSSLDEYLRSYARVEELVKRLGMKGIRETLGEPS
- a CDS encoding serine/threonine protein kinase, translating into MKTRIKRTERIGRYKLGELISDKGGFGAVYKTVHPELHEECAIKIFRNDRVDGEQMLLLRRESVKMAELRKHKNIVQELDAGEEGGRFFIVMELMDGSLEDWIGKLPLQQAEWVFREIAEGLKHIHDNGYIHQDIKPSNILLRYDKEGGIREVKISDFGLAISLRTEGSRFLVGGTMGFQAPEVMQGHPPTPASDIYSLGVTFYYVLTGRMPEDFERSTPPSRLRPGVPKKLDRLILRMIDRRG
- a CDS encoding FHA domain-containing protein; amino-acid sequence: MRVHEGEAARRSFILKVQIGGELIERELDEGEHVVGSSPQAHIQLADPNRYISRRHAKLIVRGGELFIVDLGSTNGTFVNGRRIEPNEEVKVGTSDRIELADIPIEIRRQS
- a CDS encoding CvpA family protein produces the protein MNGVDYAVIVLAAIGAVGGLTKGAIRNLVTVGGICVGLFLGMRYSKALTHLLGNLIPHQNYARALAFGIILFVIILLFRIAGVYLERLMKGIGLGGVNRLIGGGAGALMGALIALGLIVAVDHLVDHRMRSAIESSRIARQLTPLARKITGLVEMKRMDKLK
- a CDS encoding Gfo/Idh/MocA family oxidoreductase, coding for MKLGVGIIGYGFIGRVHALSYLSLPFYYKPLPVEVELIGVATAHEETAQEGIREAGFKFATDDFDELLEREDIHVIHCCTPNHLHKEILIRAMRAGKHIYCDKPLCMSLSEAREILSEAEKHPDGKYQMGFEYRFIPALMRAKGLIDEGRLGDVFHFRAQYLHSGYIDPERPMSWRLDKRLAGGGALFDLGSHVIDLVRFLLGEIGSVNAVCETFIKERPIRKGSEERVKVEVDDLCIAQVSLKRGGFGVIEASRVATGSNDDLRFEIHGTRGALRFDLMEPNWLYFYDLERPGKPIGGERGFIKIETVQRYPEPARFPGPKFGIGWMRYSMASIFEFLRCIAEDRDPLPSFEDGAKVQAVIDAAYLSAKEGRWVEVEEV